One genomic window of Sphingomonas sp. C3-2 includes the following:
- a CDS encoding adenylate/guanylate cyclase domain-containing protein codes for MVALRQSIRFKIFAIAAALLLAMIGTSIWSAFSTARVNKQLAAFSEGLFPLALTLGNLRAEMISEREQLHDDGRRACSKGFDARAEQSQKLITQAFRYREQGSELAQLERNRLKFAELGPALSQIRTMHETLVKEVHALCAAPDAQTVAAEMLLVRTRVVELEESLTVLKDDLGTFVSESFHVVEQNERHALIANLSLVGVAALVGLYLAYVVSRGLTVPIHRLRDGALAVQSGRLDSEVAVTTVDEIGDVTRAFNAMLADLRAKEEIKATFGQYVDPRIVSRLIEDEASRSVSGEKQRVTVFFSDLAGFTPIADRLTPGGLVTMMNAYFTQMSNAIREHHGIIDKYIGDGIMAFWVPPFVSPETQAIEACGAALAQFERLARFEQELPELMGLRRDLPPMSIRIGLSSGDAIVGSIGSDVARSFTVMGDVANAGSRLEEANRFYGTRILIDEQTRQMASDAIDVRFIDRAVLKGLSEAGAIYELRGMRGTETQHGVELIGLYEAAYDAYARGAWAIARKGFAQCLALCPDDGPAKAMLARTEQLASTPPTAWDGIWRAMTK; via the coding sequence ATGGTGGCGTTGAGGCAATCGATCCGGTTCAAGATATTCGCGATTGCGGCGGCGCTGCTGCTCGCGATGATCGGGACATCGATCTGGTCCGCCTTTTCCACCGCACGGGTGAACAAGCAGCTTGCGGCCTTTTCGGAAGGGCTGTTTCCGCTGGCGCTGACGCTTGGGAATTTGCGCGCCGAAATGATCAGCGAGCGCGAGCAATTGCACGACGATGGGCGGCGCGCCTGTTCCAAGGGGTTCGATGCGCGTGCCGAACAGAGCCAGAAGCTGATTACGCAGGCATTCCGGTACCGCGAGCAGGGAAGCGAACTGGCGCAGCTGGAACGCAACCGCCTGAAATTCGCGGAGCTTGGCCCCGCGCTGTCGCAGATCCGGACGATGCATGAGACGCTGGTCAAGGAGGTACACGCACTGTGCGCGGCGCCCGACGCGCAGACAGTGGCGGCGGAAATGCTGCTAGTGCGTACCCGTGTCGTCGAGCTTGAGGAAAGCCTGACCGTATTGAAGGACGATCTCGGGACGTTTGTCAGCGAGAGTTTTCATGTCGTCGAGCAAAACGAGCGGCACGCGCTGATCGCCAATCTCAGCCTTGTCGGCGTGGCGGCGCTGGTGGGGCTTTATCTTGCCTATGTCGTCTCACGCGGGCTGACGGTGCCGATCCACCGGCTGCGCGATGGGGCACTGGCCGTACAGTCCGGCCGGCTCGACAGCGAAGTGGCGGTGACGACGGTCGACGAGATCGGCGACGTGACGCGCGCCTTTAACGCGATGCTGGCCGATCTGCGTGCGAAAGAGGAAATCAAGGCGACGTTCGGTCAATATGTCGATCCGCGCATCGTATCGCGCCTGATCGAGGATGAGGCGTCGCGCTCCGTTTCGGGCGAAAAACAGCGGGTGACGGTGTTCTTTTCCGATCTCGCCGGCTTCACCCCGATTGCCGACCGGCTGACGCCGGGCGGGCTGGTGACGATGATGAATGCCTATTTCACCCAGATGTCGAACGCGATCCGCGAGCATCACGGGATCATCGACAAATATATCGGCGACGGCATCATGGCCTTTTGGGTGCCGCCGTTCGTTTCCCCCGAGACGCAGGCAATCGAGGCGTGCGGCGCGGCGCTGGCGCAGTTTGAGCGGCTGGCGCGGTTCGAACAGGAATTGCCCGAGCTGATGGGGCTGCGGCGCGACCTGCCGCCGATGAGCATCCGGATCGGGCTTTCGAGCGGGGACGCGATCGTCGGCAGCATCGGATCGGATGTGGCGCGCAGCTTTACCGTGATGGGCGATGTGGCCAATGCCGGATCGCGGCTGGAGGAGGCCAATCGTTTCTATGGCACGCGTATCCTGATCGATGAGCAGACGCGCCAGATGGCGAGCGACGCGATCGATGTGCGCTTTATCGACCGGGCGGTGTTGAAGGGTTTGAGCGAGGCCGGGGCGATCTATGAGCTGCGTGGGATGCGCGGTACGGAGACACAGCACGGCGTGGAACTGATCGGGCTGTATGAAGCGGCCTATGATGCCTATGCGCGCGGGGCCTGGGCGATCGCGCGCAAGGGCTTTGCGCAGTGCCTGGCGCTGTGCCCCGACGATGGCCCCGCCAAGGCGATGCTCGCGCGGACCGAGCAACTGGCCTCGACGCCGCCCACGGCGTGGGACGGCATTTGGCGCGCGATGACGAAATAG
- a CDS encoding lysoplasmalogenase, giving the protein MTAGLVGISLFFGITYPMVWGLAWPALALTLWKGAGVGFLALAAMNAARDTDGLLLAIVLACGAVGDVLLVESLVRGAIAFAIGHGFAIWLYLRNQRAVLTTSQKALAILVVPLSAWIAWTLPTDRMMAASVSVYTVTVAAMAACAWISRFPRYWTGIGAMLFLVSDLLIFARMGVLTGAGWVSFAVWAFYYGGQFLICMGVLRTLRK; this is encoded by the coding sequence ATGACGGCGGGGCTGGTGGGGATCAGCCTGTTTTTCGGCATTACATATCCAATGGTTTGGGGGCTGGCCTGGCCGGCCCTTGCGCTGACTCTGTGGAAGGGGGCGGGCGTCGGATTTCTGGCGCTCGCCGCGATGAATGCGGCGCGCGATACCGATGGGTTGCTGCTCGCAATCGTGCTGGCCTGCGGTGCGGTGGGCGATGTGCTGCTGGTCGAAAGCCTTGTGCGCGGCGCGATCGCCTTTGCGATCGGGCACGGCTTTGCGATCTGGCTTTATTTGCGCAATCAGCGGGCGGTGCTGACGACCAGTCAGAAGGCGCTCGCGATCCTCGTCGTGCCGCTATCGGCCTGGATCGCGTGGACGCTACCGACGGACCGCATGATGGCGGCCAGCGTCTCCGTCTATACCGTCACGGTGGCGGCGATGGCAGCGTGCGCGTGGATCAGTCGGTTTCCGCGCTATTGGACGGGGATTGGCGCGATGCTGTTTCTGGTCTCCGACCTTCTCATCTTCGCGCGGATGGGCGTACTTACCGGGGCGGGCTGGGTGAGCTTTGCGGTCTGGGCCTTTTATTATGGCGGGCAGTTTCTGATCTGCATGGGCGTGCTCCGTACGCTCAGAAAATAG
- a CDS encoding DUF488 domain-containing protein, which produces MKIFTIGYQGATQPELIAALKAAGVERVIDVRAVPLSRKAGFSKNILANGLREAGIDYVHLRALGTPPEGRYAARKNDRAVLERVYAHQLELPEAIAEAAMMRDLATEKPSALLCFERDPAICHRTLLLKSVAKDAQVIDLFA; this is translated from the coding sequence ATGAAGATCTTCACGATCGGATATCAGGGCGCGACCCAGCCCGAATTGATCGCGGCGCTGAAGGCGGCGGGCGTCGAGCGCGTGATCGATGTCCGCGCGGTGCCGCTTTCGCGCAAGGCCGGGTTTTCAAAGAATATATTGGCGAATGGCCTGCGCGAGGCAGGGATCGATTACGTCCATCTGCGCGCGCTGGGCACCCCGCCGGAAGGGCGCTACGCCGCGCGCAAAAATGATCGCGCCGTGCTGGAGCGTGTTTATGCGCATCAGCTTGAACTGCCCGAGGCAATCGCCGAGGCCGCGATGATGCGCGACCTTGCGACCGAAAAGCCGAGCGCGCTGCTGTGCTTTGAGCGTGACCCGGCGATCTGCCACCGGACGCTGTTGTTGAAATCAGTTGCCAAGGACGCGCAAGTGATTGATCTTTTTGCCTGA
- the trmFO gene encoding methylenetetrahydrofolate--tRNA-(uracil(54)-C(5))-methyltransferase (FADH(2)-oxidizing) TrmFO, translating to MSTHQIHIIGGGLAGSEAAWQLANAGIKVRLSEMRGTGEMTPAHQTDHLAELVCSNSFRSDDAERNAVGLLHAEMRALGSLIMAKGDEYKVPAGSALAVDRDGFSEGVTQALASHPNIEIVRERVDTLPDGPAIIATGPLTASGLASAIGAETGEDSLAFFDAIAPIVHRDSIDLDTAWFQSRWNKGEGKDYINCPMDKDQYLAFHQALIDGEKGDFKQWEKDTPYFEGCMPIEVMAERGVETLRFGPMKPVGLDDPRTGRWPYAVVQLRQDNAFGTLWNIVGFQTKLKYAEQVRIFRMIPGLENAEFARLGGMHRNTFIQSPKLLDPQLRLKSRPNIRFAGQITGCEGYVESSAVGLLAGRFAAAELLGHEMPLPPSTTALGALLGHITGGAEVESYQPMNVNFGLFPPIPGRTKKADRKLLYTARAREALAEWEQTLPTA from the coding sequence TTGAGCACTCATCAGATCCACATCATCGGCGGCGGACTTGCTGGCTCGGAGGCTGCCTGGCAGCTTGCCAATGCGGGCATCAAGGTACGTCTTTCGGAAATGCGCGGCACCGGCGAAATGACGCCCGCGCACCAGACCGATCATCTGGCAGAACTCGTCTGTTCGAACAGCTTCCGCTCGGACGATGCCGAACGCAACGCCGTGGGGCTGCTCCACGCCGAAATGCGCGCGCTTGGTTCGCTCATCATGGCCAAGGGCGATGAATATAAGGTGCCCGCCGGCTCGGCCCTCGCCGTCGATCGTGACGGTTTTTCCGAAGGCGTCACCCAAGCGCTCGCCAGCCACCCCAATATCGAAATCGTCCGCGAACGTGTCGATACGCTGCCCGACGGCCCCGCCATCATCGCCACCGGCCCGCTCACCGCATCAGGGCTGGCCAGCGCGATCGGGGCTGAAACCGGTGAGGACTCGCTCGCCTTTTTCGACGCCATCGCCCCCATCGTCCACCGCGACAGCATCGACCTGGATACCGCCTGGTTCCAGTCGCGCTGGAACAAGGGCGAAGGCAAGGACTATATCAACTGCCCGATGGACAAGGATCAGTATCTGGCCTTCCATCAGGCGCTGATCGACGGCGAAAAGGGCGACTTCAAGCAGTGGGAAAAGGACACGCCCTATTTCGAAGGCTGCATGCCGATCGAGGTGATGGCCGAACGCGGCGTCGAAACGCTCCGCTTCGGACCGATGAAGCCGGTCGGGCTTGACGATCCGCGCACCGGGCGCTGGCCCTATGCCGTCGTCCAGCTGCGGCAGGACAATGCGTTCGGCACGCTCTGGAACATCGTCGGTTTCCAGACCAAGCTGAAATATGCCGAGCAGGTCCGCATCTTCCGCATGATCCCCGGCCTCGAAAATGCCGAATTCGCGCGGCTGGGCGGGATGCACCGCAACACCTTCATCCAGTCGCCCAAGCTGCTCGATCCGCAGCTGCGCCTGAAATCGCGCCCCAATATCCGCTTTGCCGGGCAGATCACCGGCTGTGAGGGCTATGTCGAATCCTCGGCGGTGGGCCTGCTTGCCGGGCGCTTCGCCGCGGCCGAACTGCTCGGCCACGAAATGCCCCTGCCCCCATCGACCACCGCACTCGGCGCGCTTCTCGGCCACATCACCGGCGGGGCGGAGGTAGAGAGCTATCAGCCGATGAACGTCAATTTCGGTCTGTTCCCGCCCATTCCGGGCCGGACCAAAAAGGCAGATCGCAAGCTTCTCTACACGGCGCGCGCGCGCGAAGCGCTCGCCGAATGGGAACAGACGCTGCCCACCGCCTGA
- a CDS encoding EF-hand domain-containing protein, which yields MGRFLAGVGSALALMAAGFFWWQSRSEAEPVLPAAPLARHAALSPEALIAPEPPRATDRTREQKRFDRYDKDRNDIISEEEYLASRRKAFAKLDVNGDGRLSFDEWAAKTREKFGKADTDRSRSLTRGEFQTTAPVRKAAPKRIDCPPTTKPPADSDDE from the coding sequence ATGGGGCGTTTTCTGGCCGGGGTGGGATCCGCGCTGGCGCTGATGGCGGCAGGCTTTTTCTGGTGGCAGAGCCGCAGCGAGGCTGAACCGGTTTTGCCGGCCGCGCCGCTGGCACGCCATGCGGCGCTGAGCCCCGAGGCGCTGATTGCGCCCGAGCCACCGCGCGCGACCGACCGGACGCGCGAGCAAAAGCGGTTCGACCGTTACGACAAGGACCGCAACGACATTATTTCCGAAGAGGAATATCTGGCGAGCCGGCGCAAGGCCTTTGCCAAGCTGGACGTGAACGGCGACGGCCGGCTGAGCTTCGACGAATGGGCTGCCAAGACGCGCGAGAAATTTGGCAAGGCGGATACGGACCGATCACGAAGCCTGACGCGAGGCGAATTTCAGACGACGGCACCCGTTCGCAAGGCCGCGCCCAAGCGCATCGACTGCCCGCCGACGACGAAACCGCCGGCGGACAGCGATGACGAATGA
- a CDS encoding squalene/phytoene synthase family protein gives MSWIDINDPEVLLAATYVPVSARKAWELLFGLDLHLANVVRTTTEPMIGTMRLTWWRDAIEALGQARAPDEPLLQALSAALSPMGLDFARLSDMAEGWVVLLDPMPLAAEALDEHARLRGGSLFAALAVVTGAPEDPRFAQAGEGWALVDFAFRCSDRETAEAALVIARKRLEGTLAMRWPKPMRAVGALAHMALRDAQAGLDAPRRIGSPGRVVRMLRHRLTGR, from the coding sequence ATGAGCTGGATTGATATCAACGATCCCGAAGTTCTGCTGGCTGCCACCTATGTGCCTGTATCGGCGCGTAAAGCCTGGGAGCTGTTGTTCGGGCTCGACTTGCATCTGGCCAATGTGGTGCGCACGACGACCGAGCCGATGATCGGGACAATGCGGCTGACCTGGTGGCGTGATGCGATCGAGGCGCTGGGGCAGGCGCGGGCGCCGGACGAGCCGTTGTTGCAGGCGCTGTCCGCCGCGCTTTCGCCGATGGGCCTGGATTTCGCGCGGCTGTCGGACATGGCGGAAGGCTGGGTCGTGCTGCTCGATCCCATGCCGCTAGCCGCCGAGGCGCTGGATGAGCATGCCCGGCTGCGCGGCGGCTCGCTGTTCGCCGCGCTGGCGGTGGTGACGGGGGCGCCCGAGGATCCGCGTTTTGCGCAGGCGGGTGAGGGCTGGGCGCTTGTCGATTTCGCCTTTCGCTGCAGCGATCGGGAGACCGCCGAAGCGGCCTTGGTAATCGCGCGCAAGAGGTTGGAGGGCACGCTGGCGATGCGCTGGCCAAAGCCGATGCGGGCGGTCGGCGCGCTCGCGCATATGGCGCTGCGCGATGCGCAGGCTGGGCTTGATGCCCCGCGTCGGATCGGATCGCCGGGCAGGGTGGTGCGGATGCTGCGTCATCGGCTGACCGGCCGTTGA
- a CDS encoding pilus assembly protein TadG-related protein, with protein sequence MKSEANAIRTRRRGLSALAHSTSGNAMFIAAIAMIPIIGMVGSAFDIGRAYMVKTRLQQACDAGALAGRRAMTTASFDTDTAAKQQANSLFFFNFPRGSFGTDLASLSFSPVGTNDGQVRATAGVTVPMTLMQLFNTPAADIAVECEAKLEIANTDIMFVLDVTGSMNCAVGQSGSCNNNEVTYAKIKALRTAVVDFYDTIDTAVSNEARLRFGFVPYSSTVNVGYLLPSDYLVDENEYQSRQRQHDGTYTTSTTNGTWATTSTETSAWTQHSYTTNVRSRDCSAPSDTSSTRNTGSETGETTTSDEGVITTTSSQTRTVTNTEYNRTYTATSGNRGNCLIERRTVVQYQSRTTTETKTPNYVWQYAPVKFDTSQFKLGNAVSTRTGNNFSMESSSWNGCIEERSTLAQASFSYPIDSGAIDLDIDRIPDNDASRWRPSWPDIIWNRSNTDTALSSSNGNNTYYQPTGSCPKQASRLAEMTRSQIETYVSRNANFRATGNTYHDAGMIWGARLISPTGIFQADNAAAPNGKPISRHIIFMTDGEMQPSSSVYSLYGLERLDERVSGGNTNDLTARHNSRFLAVCDAIKAKNISIWVVAYSQSLTSELRRCADSGRAFEATNDQQLKDQFKQIASKIAELRLAK encoded by the coding sequence ATGAAATCCGAAGCAAATGCAATCCGCACCCGCCGCCGGGGTCTCTCGGCCCTTGCGCATAGCACCTCGGGCAATGCGATGTTTATCGCCGCCATTGCGATGATCCCGATCATCGGCATGGTGGGTTCCGCTTTCGATATCGGCCGCGCTTACATGGTCAAGACACGGCTCCAACAGGCATGCGATGCTGGCGCCCTCGCTGGCCGTCGCGCGATGACAACCGCCAGCTTCGATACCGACACTGCGGCAAAGCAACAGGCCAACAGCCTGTTCTTCTTCAATTTCCCGCGCGGATCTTTCGGCACAGATTTGGCGAGCCTCAGCTTCTCGCCCGTGGGCACCAACGATGGCCAGGTACGCGCAACAGCCGGCGTCACCGTTCCTATGACGCTGATGCAACTCTTCAATACCCCCGCCGCAGATATCGCGGTCGAATGCGAGGCAAAGCTGGAAATCGCGAATACGGACATCATGTTCGTGCTCGACGTCACCGGTTCGATGAATTGCGCCGTGGGCCAATCAGGTTCGTGCAACAACAACGAAGTGACCTACGCCAAGATCAAAGCGCTGCGCACGGCTGTGGTCGATTTCTACGATACGATCGACACCGCCGTCAGCAACGAAGCCCGGCTCCGTTTTGGTTTCGTCCCCTATTCGTCAACCGTCAACGTCGGTTATCTGCTGCCCTCAGACTATCTGGTTGACGAGAACGAATATCAGTCTCGCCAGCGCCAGCACGACGGAACCTATACGACATCGACGACCAACGGGACCTGGGCAACAACCTCGACCGAGACGTCGGCATGGACGCAGCACAGCTACACGACCAATGTCCGCAGCCGGGATTGCTCGGCACCGTCTGATACGTCCAGCACGCGTAATACAGGAAGCGAAACTGGCGAGACGACGACGAGCGACGAAGGCGTCATCACCACCACATCATCGCAGACGCGCACTGTCACCAATACCGAATATAATCGCACGTACACGGCAACGAGCGGCAACCGCGGAAACTGCCTCATCGAACGACGTACGGTCGTTCAATATCAAAGCCGGACCACTACCGAAACCAAGACTCCGAATTACGTCTGGCAATATGCACCGGTCAAATTCGACACGAGCCAGTTCAAGCTGGGCAATGCCGTTTCGACCCGTACCGGGAATAATTTCTCGATGGAAAGTTCCTCTTGGAACGGCTGTATCGAAGAACGGAGCACGCTGGCGCAGGCCAGTTTCTCTTATCCGATCGACAGCGGCGCGATCGATCTGGATATCGACCGGATTCCAGACAACGATGCTTCCCGCTGGCGCCCATCCTGGCCCGACATCATCTGGAATCGCAGCAACACGGATACCGCGCTATCATCCAGCAACGGCAATAATACCTATTATCAGCCGACTGGCAGTTGTCCGAAACAGGCGTCTCGCCTGGCCGAAATGACACGGTCCCAGATCGAAACCTATGTCAGCCGCAACGCGAATTTCCGCGCAACGGGTAATACATATCATGACGCCGGAATGATCTGGGGCGCACGGCTGATATCGCCAACAGGAATTTTCCAGGCAGATAACGCCGCTGCGCCCAACGGCAAGCCAATAAGCCGCCATATCATTTTCATGACGGACGGCGAGATGCAGCCCAGTTCGAGCGTCTACAGCCTGTACGGGCTGGAGCGGCTCGACGAACGCGTCAGCGGCGGCAATACGAACGATCTGACCGCGCGCCATAACTCCCGCTTTCTCGCGGTCTGTGATGCCATCAAGGCAAAGAACATATCCATCTGGGTTGTCGCTTATTCGCAAAGTCTCACGAGCGAGTTGAGGCGATGCGCGGATTCCGGCCGCGCCTTTGAGGCGACCAACGATCAGCAACTCAAGGATCAATTCAAGCAGATCGCTTCGAAGATCGCCGAACTCAGGCTCGCCAAATGA
- a CDS encoding pilus assembly protein, which produces MMRRLASLHRARSGSTAIEFAILAPVFLMTLMGLLELGYQTYISSVLDGAMNDAGRSSTLEDGASQVNNIDQRVKDRILEMAPGATFESSRKAYSNFADVGKPEPFNDLNGDGVRDENECYEDINGNGAFDLDRGKDGQGGADDIVNYTMTVTYPPIVPLGKLIGWSSSNTASATTVLRNQPFGNQAIPNVECKT; this is translated from the coding sequence ATGATGCGCCGTCTTGCTTCCCTGCACCGTGCGCGTTCGGGATCGACGGCAATCGAATTCGCCATTCTGGCGCCAGTCTTTCTGATGACCCTGATGGGCCTGCTGGAATTGGGGTACCAGACCTACATCAGTTCGGTGCTCGACGGCGCGATGAACGATGCAGGCCGGAGCTCCACGCTCGAGGATGGCGCGTCCCAGGTGAATAATATCGATCAGAGGGTCAAGGACCGTATCCTCGAAATGGCACCGGGCGCCACATTCGAGTCTTCTCGCAAAGCCTATTCCAATTTTGCGGATGTCGGGAAGCCAGAGCCCTTCAACGATCTGAACGGCGACGGCGTCCGCGACGAGAATGAATGCTACGAAGACATTAACGGCAACGGCGCTTTCGATCTGGATCGCGGCAAGGACGGCCAGGGCGGCGCGGACGACATCGTCAATTACACGATGACCGTAACCTACCCGCCGATCGTACCTCTTGGAAAGCTGATCGGCTGGTCATCCAGCAACACCGCCTCAGCAACGACCGTGCTCCGCAACCAGCCATTCGGCAACCAGGCGATCCCCAATGTAGAGTGCAAGACATGA
- a CDS encoding TadE/TadG family type IV pilus assembly protein, protein MKIAGRLRRAACGLWKAKSGVAYIEFAYAFPVLIVVGFGGLEAANLALAHMRTSQVALSMADNASRIGQDSALSLTQFRESDAADSFAAAEKQAGRFNVVGQGRVILSSLQQNEDGGQWIAWQRCLGSLGVASSYGIEDEGKTGTTFAGMGPATNRITAPANNAVMFVEIFYDYEPLISSAIFGRPRLHYTAAFSVRDERDLTKIYPSNGVSPARC, encoded by the coding sequence ATGAAAATTGCCGGACGACTTCGTCGCGCCGCCTGCGGCCTATGGAAGGCCAAGTCCGGTGTCGCCTACATCGAATTCGCTTATGCCTTCCCGGTTTTGATCGTGGTCGGCTTTGGCGGTCTCGAAGCGGCCAACCTGGCTCTGGCCCATATGCGCACCAGTCAGGTAGCGCTCAGCATGGCAGACAATGCCAGCCGCATCGGTCAGGATAGCGCCCTGTCCCTTACGCAATTCCGCGAAAGCGACGCTGCAGACAGTTTTGCGGCGGCAGAAAAACAGGCGGGCCGGTTCAACGTGGTTGGCCAGGGACGCGTCATCCTATCGAGCCTTCAGCAAAATGAGGATGGCGGACAGTGGATCGCCTGGCAGCGCTGTCTGGGCTCACTTGGGGTCGCATCCAGCTATGGTATCGAGGACGAGGGTAAAACCGGCACGACCTTTGCCGGCATGGGCCCCGCCACAAACCGCATCACGGCCCCCGCCAATAACGCGGTCATGTTTGTTGAAATTTTCTATGATTATGAGCCGCTGATAAGCAGCGCGATCTTTGGCAGGCCGCGCCTGCACTACACTGCAGCCTTCAGCGTCCGTGACGAACGCGATCTGACAAAAATCTATCCGTCAAACGGCGTATCCCCAGCCCGGTGCTAA
- a CDS encoding pyruvate dehydrogenase complex E1 component subunit beta: MAVELKMPALSPTMEEGTLAKWLVKEGDEVKSGDILAEIETDKATMEFEAVDEGTIAKILVAEGTDGVKVGTVIALIGGEDEDVAAPAAAPKAEAAPVVEAAPKAAAKPAEPKVAVADPAIPAGTEMVKTTVREALRDAMAEEMRADDRVFVMGEEVAEYQGAYKVTQGLLEEFGPRRVIDTPITEYGFAGIGTGAAMAGLRPVVEFMTFNFAMQAIDHIINSAAKTNYMSGGQMRCPIVFRGPNGAASRVGAQHSQNYGPWYASVPGLVVIAPYDAADAKGLLKAAIRSNDPVVFLENELMYGRSFDVPKLDDYVLPIGKARIIREGSDVTLVSYSIGVGIALDAAEKLAAEGIDAEVIDLRTLRPLDTETVLKSLKKTNRMVVVEEGWPVCSIASEIVTVAMEQGFDDLDAPVLRVTNEDVPLPYAANLEKLALVDADRVVAAVKKVTYR; the protein is encoded by the coding sequence ATGGCTGTGGAACTTAAGATGCCCGCGCTTTCTCCCACGATGGAGGAAGGCACGCTCGCCAAGTGGCTCGTCAAGGAAGGCGACGAAGTGAAATCCGGCGACATTCTAGCCGAGATCGAAACCGACAAGGCGACGATGGAATTCGAGGCCGTTGACGAAGGCACGATCGCCAAGATCCTTGTGGCCGAAGGCACTGACGGCGTGAAGGTGGGTACGGTGATCGCGCTGATCGGCGGCGAGGATGAAGACGTTGCCGCCCCTGCCGCTGCCCCCAAGGCCGAAGCTGCCCCGGTTGTCGAAGCGGCGCCCAAGGCGGCTGCCAAGCCCGCAGAACCCAAGGTGGCTGTGGCCGATCCGGCCATTCCCGCCGGTACCGAAATGGTGAAGACCACGGTCCGCGAAGCGCTGCGCGATGCGATGGCCGAGGAAATGCGCGCCGACGACCGCGTGTTCGTGATGGGCGAGGAAGTCGCCGAATATCAGGGCGCGTACAAGGTGACGCAGGGCCTGCTCGAGGAATTCGGCCCGCGCCGCGTGATCGACACGCCGATCACCGAATATGGCTTTGCCGGCATCGGCACGGGCGCGGCGATGGCGGGGCTTCGCCCGGTCGTCGAGTTCATGACGTTCAACTTCGCCATGCAGGCGATCGACCACATCATCAACTCGGCCGCCAAGACCAACTATATGTCGGGTGGCCAGATGCGGTGCCCGATCGTGTTCCGTGGCCCGAACGGCGCGGCCAGCCGCGTGGGCGCGCAGCACAGCCAGAATTACGGCCCCTGGTATGCCAGCGTGCCCGGTCTGGTCGTGATTGCACCCTATGACGCGGCCGACGCCAAGGGGCTGCTCAAGGCGGCGATCCGTTCAAACGATCCGGTCGTCTTCCTCGAAAATGAGTTGATGTACGGCCGCAGCTTCGACGTGCCCAAGCTCGACGATTATGTCCTGCCGATCGGTAAGGCGCGGATCATACGCGAAGGCAGCGATGTCACGCTCGTCAGCTATTCGATTGGCGTCGGTATCGCGCTTGATGCCGCCGAAAAGCTCGCGGCGGAAGGCATCGACGCCGAGGTGATCGATCTGCGCACCCTGCGCCCGCTCGACACCGAAACCGTGCTCAAGAGCCTGAAGAAGACCAACCGCATGGTCGTGGTCGAAGAAGGCTGGCCGGTCTGCTCGATCGCGAGCGAGATCGTGACGGTGGCGATGGAACAGGGCTTCGACGATCTCGACGCACCGGTTCTGCGCGTGACCAACGAGGACGTGCCGCTGCCCTATGCGGCGAACCTTGAAAAGCTGGCGCTTGTCGATGCGGACCGCGTCGTTGCGGCGGTGAAGAAGGTTACGTACCGCTGA